From Streptomyces fungicidicus, one genomic window encodes:
- a CDS encoding fumarylacetoacetate hydrolase family protein produces the protein MKLATLRTADGTRAVRLDGEVLVDLGHADLGELFARADWRAKAAAASGTTYPVEGADFAPVVPNPSKVVCVGHNYTNHIKEMGRELPSHPTLFPKFADTLLGANDDIVKPAETEALDWEVELAVVIGAQVRRADEQQAADAIAGFTVMNDISVRDWQFRTIEWTQGKIWEASTPVGPYVVTPDEVGGVRPALEVRTVVDGQVTQQDDTGTLLFDPVFLVQYISTVITLRPGDIIATGTPAGVGNARDPKVFLLPGQTVSTEIAGLGACTNKVVGE, from the coding sequence ATGAAGCTCGCCACCCTCCGCACCGCCGACGGGACCCGCGCGGTCCGCCTCGACGGCGAGGTCCTCGTCGACCTCGGACACGCCGACCTGGGCGAGCTGTTCGCCCGGGCCGACTGGCGGGCGAAGGCCGCCGCCGCGTCCGGCACCACCTACCCGGTCGAGGGCGCCGACTTCGCGCCGGTCGTCCCGAACCCCTCCAAGGTCGTCTGCGTCGGCCACAACTACACCAACCACATCAAGGAGATGGGCCGGGAACTGCCGAGTCACCCGACCCTCTTCCCGAAGTTCGCCGACACCCTGCTGGGCGCGAACGACGACATCGTCAAGCCGGCCGAGACCGAGGCGCTCGACTGGGAGGTCGAACTGGCCGTCGTGATCGGCGCCCAGGTGCGCCGCGCCGACGAGCAGCAGGCCGCCGACGCCATCGCCGGCTTCACCGTCATGAACGACATCTCGGTGCGCGACTGGCAGTTCCGCACCATCGAGTGGACCCAGGGCAAGATCTGGGAGGCGTCCACCCCGGTCGGCCCCTACGTCGTCACCCCCGACGAGGTCGGCGGCGTCCGCCCCGCGCTCGAGGTCAGGACGGTCGTCGACGGCCAGGTCACGCAGCAGGACGACACCGGCACGCTGCTGTTCGACCCGGTCTTCCTGGTCCAGTACATCTCCACCGTCATCACCCTGCGCCCGGGCGACATCATCGCCACCGGCACTCCGGCCGGCGTGGGCAACGCCCGCGACCCCAAGGTCTTCCTGCTCCCCGGCCAGACCGTGAGCACCGAGATCGCCGGCCTGGGCGCCTGCACCAACAAGGTGGTCGGGGAGTGA
- a CDS encoding cupin domain-containing protein, which produces MTHSSLAHDTATGSPVRLQAVAAEGQPEVTPALEELYRGFEQELLVPLWTEIGDLMPAHPRSRAVPHLWRWQRLRELADRAGGLVPVGRGGERRAIALANPSLGGRPFATPTLWAAIQYLMPGEDAPEHRHTQHAFRFVVEGSGVWTVVGGDPVPMNRGDFLPQAGWNWHAHHNATSEPMAWIDGLDIPFQYVTEAQFFEFGRDEIGDAERTTPERSRSERLWGHPGLRPLSAVPAAPGSPLLSYKWEYTNAALRDQLLLEKEGFGGTVEPGHAAVRYSNPHDGSDVLPTLRAEFHRVARGAETAPVRETGSSVHQVFDGSGVVTVGDRSWTVTRGDLFVVPSWEPFSARSEAGASDSDEGALDLFRFSDAPVFEALKLDRTQKDA; this is translated from the coding sequence GTGACTCACTCCTCCCTCGCCCATGACACCGCAACGGGTTCCCCGGTCCGGCTCCAGGCCGTCGCCGCGGAGGGGCAACCCGAGGTCACCCCGGCGCTCGAAGAGCTGTACCGGGGCTTCGAACAGGAGCTGCTCGTCCCGCTGTGGACCGAGATCGGCGACCTGATGCCGGCCCACCCGCGCTCGCGCGCCGTGCCCCACCTGTGGCGCTGGCAGCGGCTGCGGGAACTCGCGGACCGGGCCGGCGGCCTGGTCCCCGTCGGGCGCGGCGGCGAGCGCCGGGCCATCGCGCTGGCCAACCCCTCCCTCGGCGGCCGGCCCTTCGCCACACCGACCCTGTGGGCGGCCATCCAGTACCTCATGCCGGGCGAGGACGCACCCGAGCACCGTCACACCCAGCACGCCTTCCGCTTCGTCGTCGAGGGCTCGGGCGTGTGGACGGTCGTCGGCGGCGACCCGGTGCCGATGAACCGCGGTGACTTCCTCCCGCAGGCCGGCTGGAACTGGCACGCCCACCACAACGCGACCTCCGAGCCGATGGCCTGGATCGACGGCCTGGACATCCCCTTCCAGTACGTCACCGAGGCACAGTTCTTCGAGTTCGGCCGCGACGAGATCGGCGACGCCGAGCGGACCACGCCCGAGCGGTCGCGCTCCGAGCGCCTGTGGGGACACCCGGGCCTGCGCCCCCTGTCGGCCGTCCCCGCCGCGCCGGGCAGCCCGCTGCTGTCGTACAAGTGGGAATACACCAACGCCGCCCTGCGCGACCAGCTGCTGCTGGAGAAGGAGGGCTTCGGCGGCACCGTCGAGCCCGGCCACGCCGCGGTGCGCTACTCCAACCCGCACGACGGCTCCGACGTGCTGCCGACCCTGCGCGCCGAGTTCCACCGCGTCGCCCGGGGCGCCGAGACCGCGCCGGTGCGCGAGACCGGATCGTCCGTCCACCAGGTCTTCGACGGCTCCGGCGTGGTGACCGTCGGGGACAGGTCCTGGACCGTGACCCGCGGCGACCTGTTCGTCGTCCCGTCCTGGGAGCCGTTCTCCGCCCGCTCCGAGGCCGGCGCCTCCGACTCCGACGAGGGCGCCCTCGACCTGTTCCGCTTCTCCGACGCGCCCGTCTTCGAGGCGCTCAAGCTCGACCGCACCCAGAAGGACGCCTGA
- a CDS encoding IclR family transcriptional regulator has translation MDKPLKTPPPYPVASVDHALRAATILQMEGGATVSQIAERLGVARSTAHRLLAMLVYRDFAVQDEDRVYRAGPVLELAAHSQSLVSRLRAAALPHLRRVVDLVDETTNLIVRTGDTARFIASVECRQALRVGSREGMVFAAHRTTAGLLLLADLSDAELDEVYAPERYRDRPGDRPDLARLRTELARLRRNGFAVNKERSERGLVAVGVPVRDRDGTALAGLSVSMPGVRYDPHRLQPLVATLDASARALEADLAEVR, from the coding sequence ATGGACAAGCCGCTCAAGACTCCCCCGCCGTACCCCGTCGCCAGCGTGGACCACGCGCTGCGGGCCGCGACGATCCTGCAGATGGAGGGCGGTGCGACCGTGTCGCAGATCGCCGAGCGGCTCGGCGTGGCCAGGTCGACCGCGCACCGGCTGCTGGCGATGCTGGTCTACCGGGACTTCGCCGTGCAGGACGAGGACCGCGTCTACCGTGCGGGTCCGGTGCTGGAACTCGCCGCGCACTCCCAGTCGCTGGTGTCGCGGCTGCGCGCGGCGGCCCTGCCGCATCTGCGGCGCGTCGTCGACCTGGTGGACGAGACCACGAACCTGATCGTGCGCACCGGGGACACGGCCCGGTTCATCGCCAGCGTGGAGTGCCGGCAGGCGCTGCGGGTCGGTTCCCGGGAGGGCATGGTGTTCGCGGCCCACCGCACGACGGCGGGGCTGCTGCTCCTCGCCGACCTGTCCGACGCGGAACTGGACGAGGTGTACGCCCCGGAGCGCTACCGGGACCGTCCCGGCGACCGGCCCGACCTCGCCCGGCTGCGGACGGAGCTGGCGCGGCTGCGCCGCAACGGTTTCGCCGTCAACAAGGAGCGCTCCGAGCGCGGTCTCGTGGCCGTCGGGGTGCCGGTGCGCGACCGGGACGGCACCGCGCTGGCCGGTCTGTCGGTCTCCATGCCCGGCGTGCGCTACGACCCGCACCGGCTCCAGCCCCTGGTGGCCACCCTGGACGCGTCGGCGCGCGCCCTGGAGGCCGACCTGGCGGAGGTCCGCTGA